In a genomic window of Caloenas nicobarica isolate bCalNic1 chromosome 1, bCalNic1.hap1, whole genome shotgun sequence:
- the LOC135986255 gene encoding potassium voltage-gated channel subfamily A member 1 has translation MTVMAGENVDETSALPGHPQDSYQPAAHDDHECCERVVINIAGLRFETQLKTLAQFPNTLLGNPKKRMRYFDPLRNEYFFDRNRPSFDAILYYYQSGGRLRRPVNVPLDMFSEEIKFYELGEEAMEKFREDEGFIKDEERPLPEGEYQRQVWLLFEYPESSGPARVIAIVSVMVILISIVIFCLETLPELKEDKEYTVHRTDNTTQVYKSNIFTDPFFVVETLCIIWFSFELVVRFFACPSKTEFFKNIMNFIDIVAIIPYFITLGTEMAEREGTQKGEQATSLAILRVIRLVRVFRIFKLSRHSKGLQILGQTLKASMRELGLLIFFLFIGVILFSSAVYFAEAEEPESHFTSIPDAFWWAVVSMTTVGYGDMYPVTIGGKIVGSLCAIAGVLTIALPVPVIVSNFNYFYHRETEGEEQAQLLHVSSPNLASDSDLSRRSSSTISKSEYMEIEEDMNNSIDNFREANLRTGNCTVANQNCVNKSKLLTDV, from the coding sequence ATGACCGTGATGGCTGGAGAGAACGTGGATGAGACTTCGGCGCTACCTGGCCACCCCCAGGATAGCTACCAGCCTGCTGCCCACGATGACCATGAGTGCTGTGAGCGCGTAGTGATAAACATTGCTGGACTACGTTTTGAGACGCAGCTGAAGACCTTAGCCCAGTTTCCCAACACTCTGCTGGGCAACCCCAAGAAGCGCATGCGGTACTTTGACCCCTTGCGCAACGAGTACTTCTTTGACCGGAATCGGCCCAGTTTTGATGCCATCCTCTACTACTATCAGTCTGGAGGGAGGCTTCGCCGGCCGGTCAATGTGCCCTTGGACATGTTCTCTGAGGAGATCAAATTTTATGAGCTGGGTGAGGAGGCCATGGAGAAGTTCCGGGAAGATGAAGGATTCATCAAAGATGAGGAGAGACCCTTGCCGGAGGGGGAGTACCAACGCCAAGTATGGCTCCTCTTTGAATACCCAGAGAGCTCTGGGCCTGCAAGAGTCATTGCAATAGTCTCTGTCATGGTGATCCTCATCTCCATCGTGATCTTCTGCCTAGAGACATTACCTGAGCTGAAGGAGGACAAGGAGTATACAGTGCATCGCACTGACAATACCACCCAGGTCTACAAATCCAACATCTTCACAGATCCCTTCTTTGTTGTGGAGACCCTGTGCATCATCTGGTTCTCCTTTGAGCTGGTGGTGCGCTTCTTTGCTTGCCCCAGCAAGACTGAATTCTTCAAGAATATAATGAACTTCATTGACATTGTGGCCATCATACCTTACTTCATAACCCTGGGTACTGAGATGGCCGAGCGGGAGGGGACTCAGAAAGGAGAGCAGGCCACCTCCTTGGCCATCCTGAGAGTCATCAGACTGGTAAGAGTCTTTCGAATCTTCAAACTCTCCCGGCACTCTAAGGGCCTCCAGATTTTGGGACAGACCCTCAAAGCAAGTATGAGAGAGCTAGGTTTACtaatcttcttcctcttcattgGGGTGATCTTGTTCTCTAGTGCGGTATATTTTGCTGAGGCTGAAGAACCTGAGTCTCATTTCACAAGTATCCCTGATGCTTTCTGGTGGGCGGTGGTATCCATGACCACTGTGGGCTATGGTGACATGTACCCTGTGACAATTGGAGGCAAAATCGTAGGCTCCTTGTGTGCCATCGCTGGTGTGCTGACAATTGCCCTGCCTGTACCTGTCATCGTGTCCAACTTCAACTACTTCTACCACCGAGAAACAGAAGGGGAAGAACAGGCTCAGTTACTTCATGTTAGCTCCCCTAATTTAGCATCTGACAGTGATCTCAGTCGCCGCAGCTCCTCCACAATCAGCAAATCTGAGTACATGGAAATTGAAGAGGATATGAATAATAGCATAGACAATTTTAGAGAGGCTAACCTCAGAACTGGCAACTGCACTGTAGCCAACCAAAACTGCGTTAATAAAAGCAAGCTGCTGACTGATGtgtaa